A portion of the Homo sapiens chromosome 16, GRCh38.p14 Primary Assembly genome contains these proteins:
- the UBN1 gene encoding ubinuclein-1 isoform X4 encodes MSEPHRVQFTSLPGSLNPAFLKKSRKEEAGAGEQHQDCEPAAAAVRITLTLFEPDHKRCPEFFYPELVKNIRGKVKGLQPGDKKKDLSDPFNDEEKERHKVEALARKFEEKYGGKKRRKDRIQDLIDMGYGYDESDSFIDNSEAYDELVPASLTTKYGGFYINSGTLQFRQASESEDDFIKEKKKKSPKKRKLKEGGEKIKKKKKDDTYDKEKKSKKSKFSKAGFTALNASKEKKKKKYSGALSVKEMLKKFQKEKEAQKKREEEHKPVAVPSAEAQGLRELEGASDPLLSLFGSTSDNDLLQAATAMDSLTDLDLEHLLSESPEGSPFRDMDDGSDSLGVGLDQEFRQPSSLPEGLPAPLEKRVKELAQAARAAEGESRQKFFTQDINGILLDIEAQTRELSSQVRSGVYAYLASFLPCSKDALLKRARKLHLYEQGGRLKEPLQKLKEAIGRAMPEQMAKYQDECQAHTQAKVAKMLEEEKDKEQRDRICSDEEEDEEKGGRRIMGPRKKFQWNDEIRTLFKESRRGHGHLTSILAKKKVMAPSKIKVKESSTKPDKKVSVPSGQIGGPIALPSDHQTGGLSIGASSRELPSQASGGLANPPPVNLEDSLDEDLIRNPASSVEAVSKELAALNSRAAGNSEFTLPAPSKAPAEKVGGVLCTEEKRNFAKPSPSAPPPASSLQSPLNFLAEQALALGQSSQEKKPESSGYKELSCQAPLNKGLPEVHQSKAKHHSLPRTSHGPQVAVPVPGPQVKVFHAGTQQQKNFTPPSPFANKLQGPKASPTQCHRSLLQLVKTAAKGQGFHPSAPATSGGLSASSSSSHKTPASSSSALSHPAKPHSVSSAGSSYKNNPFASSISKHGVSSGSSSSGGTPVQSSVSGSLVPGIQPPSVGQATSRPVPSSAGKKMPVSQKLTLVAPPGGPNGDSSGGTQGVAKLLTSPSLKPSAVSSVTSSTSLSKGASGTVLLAGSSLMASPYKSSSPKLSGAMSSNSLGIITPVPIPVHVLSFSADSSAKAGVSKDAIVTGPAPGSFHHGLGHSLLAGLHSSPPHAAPLPHAAVPTHIPQSLPGASQLHGKGPAVPRKL; translated from the exons ATGTCGGAGCCCCACAGGGTCCAGTTCACCTCTCTCCCAGGTTCCCTGAATCCTGCGTTTTTGAAGAAGTCCCggaaggaggaggctggggcaggagaacagCATCAGGACTGTGAGCCGGCTGCAGCAGCTGTTCGGATTACACTCACCCTCTTTGAACCAGATCACAAACGCTGCCCAGAGTTCTTCTACCCAGAGCTGGTGAAGAATATCCGAGGGAAGGTAAAAGGCCTTCAGCCTGGAGATAAG AAGAAAGATCTGTCAGATCCTTTCAATGACGAAGAAAAGGAAAGGCATAAAGTAGAGGCCCTTGCCcgaaaatttgaagaaaaatac GGTGGAAAGAAACGTAGAAAAGACCGAATACAGGACTTGATCGATATGGGGTATGGTTATGATGAATCCGACTCCTTCATCGATAACTCTGAGGCG TATGATGAGCTTGTTCCTGCTTCTTTGACTACGAAGTATGGAGGATTTTACATTAACTCGGGAACCCTGCAGTTTAGACAAGCATCAGAGTCTGAAGATGACTtcattaaagaaaagaagaaaaaatctccAAAG AAGCGGAAGTTGAAGGAAGGTGGTGAGaagataaagaagaagaaaaaagatgacacTTATGACAAGGAGAAGAAATCGAAAAAGTCCAAGTTTTCCAAAGCCGG CTTCACAGCCCTCAATGCCAgtaaggagaagaagaagaagaaatattctgGGGCTTTAAGCGTTAAAGAGATGCTAAAgaaatttcagaaagagaaagaggctcAGAAAAAAAGGGAGGAGGAGCATAAGCCTGTTGCGGTCCCATCAGCGGAAGCTCAGGGCCTGCGGGAACTGGAGGGTGCCTCTGACCCCTTGCTCTCACTCTTTGGCTCTACTTCTGACAACGACTTGCTCCAGGCGGCCACTGCCATGGACTCGCTGACGGATTTGGACTTGGAGCATCTGCTCAGTGAGTCTCCAGAAGGAAGTCCCTTCCGAGATATGGATGATGGAAGTGATTCCCTTGGGGTGGGATTGGACCAGGAATTCAGGCAGCCCTCTTCTCTCCCCGAAGGCCTGCCAGCACCCCTGGAGAAGCGCGTTAAGGAGCTGgctcag GCTGCCAGAGCTGCTGAGGGGGAGAGCAGACAGAAGTTCTTCACCCAGGATATTAATGGAATCCTATTAGA CATAGAGGCGCAGACTCGGGAGCTGAGCAGTCAGGTCCGCTCTGGGGTGTATGCCTATCTTGCGTCATTCCTGCCCTGCAGCAAGGATGCCCTGCTCAAGCGTGCTCGGAAACTTCACCTCTATGAACAG GGGGGCCGTCTGAAGGAGCCTCTCCAGAAGCTCAAGGAAGCCATTGGCAGGGCGATGCCAGAGCAGATGGCCAAGTACCAGGACGAATGCCAGGCACACACGCAGGCAAAGGTTGCCAA GATGCTGGAAGAGGAGAAAGACAAGGAGCAGAGGGACCGGATTTGTTCGGAtgaggaagaagatgaagaaaaaggggGCAGGAGGATAATGGGACCTCGGAAGAAGTTCCAATGGAATGATGAGATCAG AACTCTGTTTAAGGAGAGCAGACGAGGCCATGGGCACCTGACTTCAATCCT GGCCAAGAAGAAAGTTATGGCCCCTTCTAAAATCAAGGTGAAG gAATCGTCTACGAAGCCTGATAAAAAGGTTTCTGTCCCATCAGGACAGATTGGTGGCCCCATTGCTTTGCCCTCAGATCACCAAACAGGAGGCCTGAGTATTGGGGCCTCGAGCAGGGAGCTCCCATCCCAGGCATCGGGCGGCCTTGCTAACCCTCCTCCTGTCAACCTGGAGGACTCATTGGATGAAGACTTGATCCGCAATCCAGCCTCCTCGGTGGAAGCCGTGTCCAAGGAATTGGCTGCATTGAATAGCAGAGCAGCTGGGAACTCTGAATTCACACTGCCTGCACCCTCAAAAGCACCTGCAGAAAAAGTTGGAGGCGTTTTATgtacagaagaaaaaaggaacttTGCGAAGCCTAGTCCTTCTGCTCCACCACCAGCTAGCTCTCTGCAGTCACCCCTCAATTTTCTGGCAGAACAGGCTCTGGCACTGGGGCAGTCCTCTCAGGAGAAAAAACCAGAGAGTTCTGGCTACAAAGAGCTGTCCTGCCAGGCTCCCCTCAATAAGGGCCTGCCAGAAGTACATCAGTCCAAAGCTAAGCACCACAGCTTGCCACGGACGTCTCACGGGCCCCAAGTGGCAGTtcctgtgcctggcccccaggtcAAAGTCTTTCATGCCGGCACTCAGCAGCAGAAAAACTTCACGCCCCCATCTCCATTTGCCAATAAGCTCCAAGGCCCAAAGGCTTCTCCCACACAGTGTCATCGTTCCCTCCTGCAGTTAGTGAAGACAGCGGCCAAAGGCCAGGGCTTCCATCCCTCTGCACCAGCCACCTCAGGAGGCCTGTCAGCCTCCAGCAGCAGCTCTCACAAGACCCCAGCCTCGTCCTCTTCTGCCCTGAGCCATCCAGCAAAGCCACATTCAGTCAGCTCTGCAGGCTCATCTTACAAGAATAATCCCTTTGCCAGCTCAATCTCCAAACATGGGGTTTCTTCTGGCAGCTCTTCCTCGGGAGGAACACCAGTCCAGAGTTCTGTTTCTGGGAGCCTGGTCCCTGGCATACAGCCTCCCTCCGTGGGACAGGCCACCAGCCGACCCGTCCCAAGTTCAGCAGGGAAAAAAATGCCTGTTTCCCAGAAGTTGACTCTGGTAGCCCCTCCAGGCGGTCCAAACGGAGATTCCAGTGGTGGGACCCAGGGAGTGGCAAAGTTGCTGACCTCGCCGTCCCTAAAGCCCTCTGCAGTTAGTAGTGTGACATCGTCTACCTCCTTGTCA AAAGGAGCGAGTGGGACTGTGCTGCTGGCCGGCTCCTCTTTGATGGCTTCACCCTACAAATCCAGCAGCCCAAAGCTGTCTGGGGCCATGAGCTCGAACTCCTTGGGAATTATAACCCCTGTCCCTATTCCTGTCCATGTGCTCTCCTTCAGCGCTGACTCCTCTGCCAAAGCAGGGGTCTCCAAGGATGCCATCGTCACAGGCCCTGCCCCCGGGTCCTTCCACCATGGCCTTGGCCACA
- the UBN1 gene encoding ubinuclein-1 isoform b (isoform b is encoded by transcript variant 3), with protein sequence MSEPHRVQFTSLPGSLNPAFLKKSRKEEAGAGEQHQDCEPAAAAVRITLTLFEPDHKRCPEFFYPELVKNIRGKVKGLQPGDKKKDLSDPFNDEEKERHKVEALARKFEEKYGGKKRRKDRIQDLIDMGYGYDESDSFIDNSEAYDELVPASLTTKYGGFYINSGTLQFRQASESEDDFIKEKKKKSPKKRKLKEGGEKIKKKKKDDTYDKEKKSKKSKFSKAGFTALNASKEKKKKKYSGALSVKEMLKKFQKEKEAQKKREEEHKPVAVPSAEAQGLRELEGASDPLLSLFGSTSDNDLLQAATAMDSLTDLDLEHLLSESPEGSPFRDMDDGSDSLGVGLDQEFRQPSSLPEGLPAPLEKRVKELAQAARAAEGESRQKFFTQDINGILLDIEAQTRELSSQVRSGVYAYLASFLPCSKDALLKRARKLHLYEQGGRLKEPLQKLKEAIGRAMPEQMAKYQDECQAHTQAKVAKMLEEEKDKEQRDRICSDEEEDEEKGGRRIMGPRKKFQWNDEIRELLCQVVKIKLESQDLERNNKAQAWEDCVKGFLDAEVKPLWPKGWMQARTLFKESRRGHGHLTSILAKKKVMAPSKIKVKESSTKPDKKVSVPSGQIGGPIALPSDHQTGGLSIGASSRELPSQASGGLANPPPVNLEDSLDEDLIRNPASSVEAVSKELAALNSRAAGNSEFTLPAPSKAPAEKVGGVLCTEEKRNFAKPSPSAPPPASSLQSPLNFLAEQALALGQSSQEKKPESSGYKELSCQAPLNKGLPEVHQSKAKHHSLPRTSHGPQVAVPVPGPQVKVFHAGTQQQKNFTPPSPFANKLQGPKASPTQCHRSLLQLVKTAAKGQGFHPSAPATSGGLSASSSSSHKTPASSSSALSHPAKPHSVSSAGSSYKNNPFASSISKHGVSSGSSSSGGTPVQSSVSGSLVPGIQPPSVGQATSRPVPSSAGKKMPVSQKLTLVAPPGGPNGDSSGGTQGVAKLLTSPSLKPSAVSSVTSSTSLSKGASGTVLLAGSSLMASPYKSSSPKLSGAMSSNSLGIITPVPIPVHVLSFSADSSAKAGVSKDAIVTGPAPGSFHHGLGHSASQLHGKGPAVPRKL encoded by the exons ATGTCGGAGCCCCACAGGGTCCAGTTCACCTCTCTCCCAGGTTCCCTGAATCCTGCGTTTTTGAAGAAGTCCCggaaggaggaggctggggcaggagaacagCATCAGGACTGTGAGCCGGCTGCAGCAGCTGTTCGGATTACACTCACCCTCTTTGAACCAGATCACAAACGCTGCCCAGAGTTCTTCTACCCAGAGCTGGTGAAGAATATCCGAGGGAAGGTAAAAGGCCTTCAGCCTGGAGATAAG AAGAAAGATCTGTCAGATCCTTTCAATGACGAAGAAAAGGAAAGGCATAAAGTAGAGGCCCTTGCCcgaaaatttgaagaaaaatac GGTGGAAAGAAACGTAGAAAAGACCGAATACAGGACTTGATCGATATGGGGTATGGTTATGATGAATCCGACTCCTTCATCGATAACTCTGAGGCG TATGATGAGCTTGTTCCTGCTTCTTTGACTACGAAGTATGGAGGATTTTACATTAACTCGGGAACCCTGCAGTTTAGACAAGCATCAGAGTCTGAAGATGACTtcattaaagaaaagaagaaaaaatctccAAAG AAGCGGAAGTTGAAGGAAGGTGGTGAGaagataaagaagaagaaaaaagatgacacTTATGACAAGGAGAAGAAATCGAAAAAGTCCAAGTTTTCCAAAGCCGG CTTCACAGCCCTCAATGCCAgtaaggagaagaagaagaagaaatattctgGGGCTTTAAGCGTTAAAGAGATGCTAAAgaaatttcagaaagagaaagaggctcAGAAAAAAAGGGAGGAGGAGCATAAGCCTGTTGCGGTCCCATCAGCGGAAGCTCAGGGCCTGCGGGAACTGGAGGGTGCCTCTGACCCCTTGCTCTCACTCTTTGGCTCTACTTCTGACAACGACTTGCTCCAGGCGGCCACTGCCATGGACTCGCTGACGGATTTGGACTTGGAGCATCTGCTCAGTGAGTCTCCAGAAGGAAGTCCCTTCCGAGATATGGATGATGGAAGTGATTCCCTTGGGGTGGGATTGGACCAGGAATTCAGGCAGCCCTCTTCTCTCCCCGAAGGCCTGCCAGCACCCCTGGAGAAGCGCGTTAAGGAGCTGgctcag GCTGCCAGAGCTGCTGAGGGGGAGAGCAGACAGAAGTTCTTCACCCAGGATATTAATGGAATCCTATTAGA CATAGAGGCGCAGACTCGGGAGCTGAGCAGTCAGGTCCGCTCTGGGGTGTATGCCTATCTTGCGTCATTCCTGCCCTGCAGCAAGGATGCCCTGCTCAAGCGTGCTCGGAAACTTCACCTCTATGAACAG GGGGGCCGTCTGAAGGAGCCTCTCCAGAAGCTCAAGGAAGCCATTGGCAGGGCGATGCCAGAGCAGATGGCCAAGTACCAGGACGAATGCCAGGCACACACGCAGGCAAAGGTTGCCAA GATGCTGGAAGAGGAGAAAGACAAGGAGCAGAGGGACCGGATTTGTTCGGAtgaggaagaagatgaagaaaaaggggGCAGGAGGATAATGGGACCTCGGAAGAAGTTCCAATGGAATGATGAGATCAG GGAGCTACTGTGCCAGGTGGTGAAGATCAAACTGGAGAGCCAGGACCTGGAGAGGAACAACAAAGCCCAGGCTTGGGAGGACTGTGTGAAGGGCTTTCTGGATGCGGAAGTCAAGCCCCTCTGGCCCAAAGGCTGGATGCAGGCCAG AACTCTGTTTAAGGAGAGCAGACGAGGCCATGGGCACCTGACTTCAATCCT GGCCAAGAAGAAAGTTATGGCCCCTTCTAAAATCAAGGTGAAG gAATCGTCTACGAAGCCTGATAAAAAGGTTTCTGTCCCATCAGGACAGATTGGTGGCCCCATTGCTTTGCCCTCAGATCACCAAACAGGAGGCCTGAGTATTGGGGCCTCGAGCAGGGAGCTCCCATCCCAGGCATCGGGCGGCCTTGCTAACCCTCCTCCTGTCAACCTGGAGGACTCATTGGATGAAGACTTGATCCGCAATCCAGCCTCCTCGGTGGAAGCCGTGTCCAAGGAATTGGCTGCATTGAATAGCAGAGCAGCTGGGAACTCTGAATTCACACTGCCTGCACCCTCAAAAGCACCTGCAGAAAAAGTTGGAGGCGTTTTATgtacagaagaaaaaaggaacttTGCGAAGCCTAGTCCTTCTGCTCCACCACCAGCTAGCTCTCTGCAGTCACCCCTCAATTTTCTGGCAGAACAGGCTCTGGCACTGGGGCAGTCCTCTCAGGAGAAAAAACCAGAGAGTTCTGGCTACAAAGAGCTGTCCTGCCAGGCTCCCCTCAATAAGGGCCTGCCAGAAGTACATCAGTCCAAAGCTAAGCACCACAGCTTGCCACGGACGTCTCACGGGCCCCAAGTGGCAGTtcctgtgcctggcccccaggtcAAAGTCTTTCATGCCGGCACTCAGCAGCAGAAAAACTTCACGCCCCCATCTCCATTTGCCAATAAGCTCCAAGGCCCAAAGGCTTCTCCCACACAGTGTCATCGTTCCCTCCTGCAGTTAGTGAAGACAGCGGCCAAAGGCCAGGGCTTCCATCCCTCTGCACCAGCCACCTCAGGAGGCCTGTCAGCCTCCAGCAGCAGCTCTCACAAGACCCCAGCCTCGTCCTCTTCTGCCCTGAGCCATCCAGCAAAGCCACATTCAGTCAGCTCTGCAGGCTCATCTTACAAGAATAATCCCTTTGCCAGCTCAATCTCCAAACATGGGGTTTCTTCTGGCAGCTCTTCCTCGGGAGGAACACCAGTCCAGAGTTCTGTTTCTGGGAGCCTGGTCCCTGGCATACAGCCTCCCTCCGTGGGACAGGCCACCAGCCGACCCGTCCCAAGTTCAGCAGGGAAAAAAATGCCTGTTTCCCAGAAGTTGACTCTGGTAGCCCCTCCAGGCGGTCCAAACGGAGATTCCAGTGGTGGGACCCAGGGAGTGGCAAAGTTGCTGACCTCGCCGTCCCTAAAGCCCTCTGCAGTTAGTAGTGTGACATCGTCTACCTCCTTGTCA AAAGGAGCGAGTGGGACTGTGCTGCTGGCCGGCTCCTCTTTGATGGCTTCACCCTACAAATCCAGCAGCCCAAAGCTGTCTGGGGCCATGAGCTCGAACTCCTTGGGAATTATAACCCCTGTCCCTATTCCTGTCCATGTGCTCTCCTTCAGCGCTGACTCCTCTGCCAAAGCAGGGGTCTCCAAGGATGCCATCGTCACAGGCCCTGCCCCCGGGTCCTTCCACCATGGCCTTGGCCACA
- the UBN1 gene encoding ubinuclein-1 isoform X1, with translation MSEPHRVQFTSLPGSLNPAFLKKSRKEEAGAGEQHQDCEPAAAAVRITLTLFEPDHKRCPEFFYPELVKNIRGKVKGLQPGDKKKDLSDPFNDEEKERHKVEALARKFEEKYGGKKRRKDRIQDLIDMGYGYDESDSFIDNSEAYDELVPASLTTKYGGFYINSGTLQFRQASESEDDFIKEKKKKSPKKRKLKEGGEKIKKKKKDDTYDKEKKSKKSKFSKAGFTALNASKEKKKKKYSGALSVKEMLKKFQKEKEAQKKREEEHKPVAVPSAEAQGLRELEGASDPLLSLFGSTSDNDLLQAATAMDSLTDLDLEHLLSESPEGSPFRDMDDGSDSLGVGLDQEFRQPSSLPEGLPAPLEKRVKELAQAARAAEGESRQKFFTQDINGILLDIEAQTRELSSQVRSGVYAYLASFLPCSKDALLKRARKLHLYEQGGRLKEPLQKLKEAIGRAMPEQMAKYQDECQAHTQAKVAKMLEEEKDKEQRDRICSDEEEDEEKGGRRIMGPRKKFQWNDEIRELLCQVVKIKLESQDLERNNKAQAWEDCVKGFLDAEVKPLWPKGWMQARTLFKESRRGHGHLTSILAKKKVMAPSKIKVKESSTKPDKKVSVPSGQIGGPIALPSDHQTGGLSIGASSRELPSQASGGLANPPPVNLEDSLDEDLIRNPASSVEAVSKELAALNSRAAGNSEFTLPAPSKAPAEKVGGVLCTEEKRNFAKPSPSAPPPASSLQSPLNFLAEQALALGQSSQEKKPESSGYKELSCQAPLNKGLPEVHQSKAKHHSLPRTSHGPQVAVPVPGPQVKVFHAGTQQQKNFTPPSPFANKLQGPKASPTQCHRSLLQLVKTAAKGQGFHPSAPATSGGLSASSSSSHKTPASSSSALSHPAKPHSVSSAGSSYKNNPFASSISKHGVSSGSSSSGGTPVQSSVSGSLVPGIQPPSVGQATSRPVPSSAGKKMPVSQKLTLVAPPGGPNGDSSGGTQGVAKLLTSPSLKPSAVSSVTSSTSLSKGASGTVLLAGSSLMASPYKSSSPKLSGAMSSNSLGIITPVPIPVHVLSFSADSSAKAGVSKDAIVTGPAPGSFHHGLGHSLLAGLHSSPPHAAPLPHAAVPTHIPQSLPGNHPTVSVPRAPCAFALSTPRCFAAAKGLGVFALTLLLFWFVL, from the exons ATGTCGGAGCCCCACAGGGTCCAGTTCACCTCTCTCCCAGGTTCCCTGAATCCTGCGTTTTTGAAGAAGTCCCggaaggaggaggctggggcaggagaacagCATCAGGACTGTGAGCCGGCTGCAGCAGCTGTTCGGATTACACTCACCCTCTTTGAACCAGATCACAAACGCTGCCCAGAGTTCTTCTACCCAGAGCTGGTGAAGAATATCCGAGGGAAGGTAAAAGGCCTTCAGCCTGGAGATAAG AAGAAAGATCTGTCAGATCCTTTCAATGACGAAGAAAAGGAAAGGCATAAAGTAGAGGCCCTTGCCcgaaaatttgaagaaaaatac GGTGGAAAGAAACGTAGAAAAGACCGAATACAGGACTTGATCGATATGGGGTATGGTTATGATGAATCCGACTCCTTCATCGATAACTCTGAGGCG TATGATGAGCTTGTTCCTGCTTCTTTGACTACGAAGTATGGAGGATTTTACATTAACTCGGGAACCCTGCAGTTTAGACAAGCATCAGAGTCTGAAGATGACTtcattaaagaaaagaagaaaaaatctccAAAG AAGCGGAAGTTGAAGGAAGGTGGTGAGaagataaagaagaagaaaaaagatgacacTTATGACAAGGAGAAGAAATCGAAAAAGTCCAAGTTTTCCAAAGCCGG CTTCACAGCCCTCAATGCCAgtaaggagaagaagaagaagaaatattctgGGGCTTTAAGCGTTAAAGAGATGCTAAAgaaatttcagaaagagaaagaggctcAGAAAAAAAGGGAGGAGGAGCATAAGCCTGTTGCGGTCCCATCAGCGGAAGCTCAGGGCCTGCGGGAACTGGAGGGTGCCTCTGACCCCTTGCTCTCACTCTTTGGCTCTACTTCTGACAACGACTTGCTCCAGGCGGCCACTGCCATGGACTCGCTGACGGATTTGGACTTGGAGCATCTGCTCAGTGAGTCTCCAGAAGGAAGTCCCTTCCGAGATATGGATGATGGAAGTGATTCCCTTGGGGTGGGATTGGACCAGGAATTCAGGCAGCCCTCTTCTCTCCCCGAAGGCCTGCCAGCACCCCTGGAGAAGCGCGTTAAGGAGCTGgctcag GCTGCCAGAGCTGCTGAGGGGGAGAGCAGACAGAAGTTCTTCACCCAGGATATTAATGGAATCCTATTAGA CATAGAGGCGCAGACTCGGGAGCTGAGCAGTCAGGTCCGCTCTGGGGTGTATGCCTATCTTGCGTCATTCCTGCCCTGCAGCAAGGATGCCCTGCTCAAGCGTGCTCGGAAACTTCACCTCTATGAACAG GGGGGCCGTCTGAAGGAGCCTCTCCAGAAGCTCAAGGAAGCCATTGGCAGGGCGATGCCAGAGCAGATGGCCAAGTACCAGGACGAATGCCAGGCACACACGCAGGCAAAGGTTGCCAA GATGCTGGAAGAGGAGAAAGACAAGGAGCAGAGGGACCGGATTTGTTCGGAtgaggaagaagatgaagaaaaaggggGCAGGAGGATAATGGGACCTCGGAAGAAGTTCCAATGGAATGATGAGATCAG GGAGCTACTGTGCCAGGTGGTGAAGATCAAACTGGAGAGCCAGGACCTGGAGAGGAACAACAAAGCCCAGGCTTGGGAGGACTGTGTGAAGGGCTTTCTGGATGCGGAAGTCAAGCCCCTCTGGCCCAAAGGCTGGATGCAGGCCAG AACTCTGTTTAAGGAGAGCAGACGAGGCCATGGGCACCTGACTTCAATCCT GGCCAAGAAGAAAGTTATGGCCCCTTCTAAAATCAAGGTGAAG gAATCGTCTACGAAGCCTGATAAAAAGGTTTCTGTCCCATCAGGACAGATTGGTGGCCCCATTGCTTTGCCCTCAGATCACCAAACAGGAGGCCTGAGTATTGGGGCCTCGAGCAGGGAGCTCCCATCCCAGGCATCGGGCGGCCTTGCTAACCCTCCTCCTGTCAACCTGGAGGACTCATTGGATGAAGACTTGATCCGCAATCCAGCCTCCTCGGTGGAAGCCGTGTCCAAGGAATTGGCTGCATTGAATAGCAGAGCAGCTGGGAACTCTGAATTCACACTGCCTGCACCCTCAAAAGCACCTGCAGAAAAAGTTGGAGGCGTTTTATgtacagaagaaaaaaggaacttTGCGAAGCCTAGTCCTTCTGCTCCACCACCAGCTAGCTCTCTGCAGTCACCCCTCAATTTTCTGGCAGAACAGGCTCTGGCACTGGGGCAGTCCTCTCAGGAGAAAAAACCAGAGAGTTCTGGCTACAAAGAGCTGTCCTGCCAGGCTCCCCTCAATAAGGGCCTGCCAGAAGTACATCAGTCCAAAGCTAAGCACCACAGCTTGCCACGGACGTCTCACGGGCCCCAAGTGGCAGTtcctgtgcctggcccccaggtcAAAGTCTTTCATGCCGGCACTCAGCAGCAGAAAAACTTCACGCCCCCATCTCCATTTGCCAATAAGCTCCAAGGCCCAAAGGCTTCTCCCACACAGTGTCATCGTTCCCTCCTGCAGTTAGTGAAGACAGCGGCCAAAGGCCAGGGCTTCCATCCCTCTGCACCAGCCACCTCAGGAGGCCTGTCAGCCTCCAGCAGCAGCTCTCACAAGACCCCAGCCTCGTCCTCTTCTGCCCTGAGCCATCCAGCAAAGCCACATTCAGTCAGCTCTGCAGGCTCATCTTACAAGAATAATCCCTTTGCCAGCTCAATCTCCAAACATGGGGTTTCTTCTGGCAGCTCTTCCTCGGGAGGAACACCAGTCCAGAGTTCTGTTTCTGGGAGCCTGGTCCCTGGCATACAGCCTCCCTCCGTGGGACAGGCCACCAGCCGACCCGTCCCAAGTTCAGCAGGGAAAAAAATGCCTGTTTCCCAGAAGTTGACTCTGGTAGCCCCTCCAGGCGGTCCAAACGGAGATTCCAGTGGTGGGACCCAGGGAGTGGCAAAGTTGCTGACCTCGCCGTCCCTAAAGCCCTCTGCAGTTAGTAGTGTGACATCGTCTACCTCCTTGTCA AAAGGAGCGAGTGGGACTGTGCTGCTGGCCGGCTCCTCTTTGATGGCTTCACCCTACAAATCCAGCAGCCCAAAGCTGTCTGGGGCCATGAGCTCGAACTCCTTGGGAATTATAACCCCTGTCCCTATTCCTGTCCATGTGCTCTCCTTCAGCGCTGACTCCTCTGCCAAAGCAGGGGTCTCCAAGGATGCCATCGTCACAGGCCCTGCCCCCGGGTCCTTCCACCATGGCCTTGGCCACA